The following nucleotide sequence is from Lacinutrix sp. Hel_I_90.
TCTTGGCGGACAAGAAACCATTCGTGATTTTATTGCCTTCCCAAAAAACAATTCAGGTCGGGATGTGATGATTGATGCACCTGCACCAATTGACGATGAACAATTAAAAGAATTAAGTTTAAAACTAAACTTAAAATCATAATTTAAAAATCCTGCTTCACGCAGGATTTTTTGTTAGTTTAGAAAAATGAAAGTAAAAAAGATTTTCAAAATAATAGGAGGCATCTTAGGTGTTCTCTTGCTTATAGTTGGGTTTTTAGTCGCCTATCTGTATTATATGATGCATTATAGTTTATTACCTAATGAAGGTGAATTCGAACATGATGCCCATTATATAAATCCGGAGACTTCTATTTTAAATGAAAACTTTAAGGTTTGTAATGAAAACAATATTTATCAGTATTACAATCAATCACAAACCCTACCTTATTTCAATGGAAAAAATGGCTTTAGAGACTATATAAATAAAGCGTACAAGAATAGAAATTATTCAGATTCTGGATATTTCAACATTCGCTTTATTATTAATTGTGAAGGACAAGCGGGACGGTTTACTATACATGAAAACAACCTCGATCTCGAGCCTCAATCTTTTAATTCAGATTTAAAAAAACAACTTACTAATTTAACTACAAATGTTAAGCAATGGCTTCCCGTGTATCTCTACAACAAAAAGAGAGATGCCTACATGTACATTTCATACCGCATAGAAAATGGAGAGATTACTGAAATTATCCCTTAGTATTGCTTGCCTTTTATTACTCTTCTCTTGTAGTACAAAAAGAGAGAAAGCCGAAGCAATTTACAAAAGAGCGATTCAATACCCACAAGGCTCAAGGATGAGCATTAATGGGATAAAAAGAGCCACAGAAGTGGACTCTACTTATGAGCAAGCCGTTTACGAATTGTCTGTCGCATACTTAAAACGAGGGCTCCCACACGAATGGCTTCCACAATACAATAAAGCTGTTAAATTAGATGCTGCTACTCGAATTCCTTGGCGTGGCTACCTATATTTGTGGTTTTATAGAGATTACAGAAAAGCTATTGCAGATTTTGACGCTTCAGATACACTCACTCCAGATTTTATTGATGCACCACAAGGCCATAGTGTAGATTATTGGCGAGGAGTCGCCTATTTAGGATTGAAAGATTATAAAAAATCTAATGCCTATTTTGAAAAACATATCGCCAAAGAGATTAAAGATTTCGGAGAAGATTATGTAGATGTTACTGCTTTCTTATATAATGGAATTTCTTATTTTGAAGCAGGAAACTATGAAAAAGCCTTAGCCAATTTTGACAAACAGTTAGCGTATTCCCGCAACCTGAGTGCAGATGCTAAATATTATAAAGCACAAATATTTAAAGCCCAAAACCTTTTAAAACTATCAAAAACAACTATAAATCAATCTATTGCAGATTATAATTTAGGTTATAATAATAAACGGCCCTATGTAGAAACCTTACGCCAAATATATCCAGAAGATTTAGAGGAGTTCAAAAAAACATTATAATTACCACCCACAATTGAACAAATAACTCTGCTTCACGCAGGATTTTTTGTTACTTTTAGTCTAGACTAAACTTATGCCAAAAAAATCACCTTTTAGACGCTTTTTAATCTGGAGATACAAACATCTTTCAGAAAAAAACTTTGTTTTTATTTTAAGTGCACTTGTAGGCTTATTAGCTGGTTTAATTGCTGTTACATTAAAGAACCTCACCTTTACAATAGAATCTTTATTATCAAAGAGTATTGCGTTCTCAAACAATCAACTCTATTTCATTTTACCTGTTATTGGCTTATTATTAGTCTACTTATTTGTTAAATATGTTTCAAAAAAACCCTTAGAACATGCTATTCCTTCTGTACTCTATTCTTTAGCAAAAAAAAGTGGCATTCTCCAACGCAGTAAAATATATTTCCCTTTAATAGCTGCGCCCCTAACGGTAGGTTTTGGTGGTTCGGTAGGATTATTAGGACCCGCTATTTCATCAGGCGCTGCCCTGAGTTCAAATCTGGGTAAGCTTTTTCACATCAATAGAAAAACAAGAACACTATTAATTGGTTGTGCTGCTGCAGGGGCAATTTCTTCTATATTTAAATCGCCTATTGCAGCAATCATTTTTGCAGTAGAAGTTTTTAGTCTGGATTTAACTTTTGTTTCACTACTGCCCTTACTTATTGCTTCGGTATCTTCAGTAATTACTTCTTATTTCTTTTTAGGAGACGATTTACTTTTCAATTTTAACTTTTCAGATAAATTTGAACTAAAAGACATTCTCTTTTATGCCGTTTTGGGCATTGGTACTGGTCTGGCTTCTATCTATTTCACAAAAATGTACTTCTTCATTCTGAAATTTTTCGAACGATTTAAATCCGCTTTTCAGCGATTAATCATTGGTGGGTTAACCATTGGTGTCATGCTCTATTTTATTCCGCCTTTGTATGGTGAAGGTTTTGGTTTTATTAATAATTTATTGGCTGGAAATCATTTACAGGCTTTAGGCAAAACGCCTTTTGATGCGTTTAATGATAATATTTGGGTCGTAATCGCATTGTTATTTGGCATCACTGTTTTTAAGGCAGTAGCCATGACAACAACTTTTGCAGCCGGTGGTGTGGGTGGTATATTTATTCCAACACTAGTTATGGGAAGTGCCTTGGGTAATGTGGTCGCTAAAGTAATTAACAATATTGGTTTAGGTTTTAATGTTTCAGAAACTAATTTTACACTTATTGGTATGGCTGGATTGATTGCAGGCGTGCTTCATGCGCCTTTAACCGCTATTTTCTTAATTGCTGAAATTACTGGCGGTTATGAATTATTTATTCCTTTAATGATCGCTGTTGGTATCTCTTTCAGCGTTAAAAAAAGCGCGATTGATTATACAATATATACCAGAGAATTAGCAGAAAAAGGGCAGCTACTAACCCATAACAAAGACCAAAGCGTATTAACATTAATGACGCTTGATGGCATCATTGAGACCAATTTTATAGTCTTAGAACCGACAATGACCTTGGGCCAAATGCTTCATGAAGGTGTTGCCAAATCTGCTAGAAACTTATTTCCTGTGGTTAATAAAAAACAGCAACTTGTTGGCATCATTTTATTAGATGACATACGTGACATTATGTTTGATCGTGCCTTATACGATGCGACTTTAGTTCAAGATATTATGCACAACCCACCAGACAAAATTTATTACAAAAAAGATTCGATGCAAAAAGTAATGCAGAAATTTCAAGATTCTGCTGCCTGGAATCTACCTGTAATAGACAATGGAAAGTATGCAGGTTTTGTTTCAAAATCTAAATTATTGACAGCGTATCGCAGAGAATTAATTAATGTAAGCTCTTAGCTTAAAAATTGCTTAATTTTGTAATAGGACCGATCGATTGTAAAGGCTTCAAAAGCCTTGGTAAAATTAATCCTTTGAGATTTTTTATATAAAAATTAATACAATTTAAAAATGAAATATATTATTTGGTTTTTCTTTATTGCTTCAGTAGCCTCGGTTATATGCGGTTATATTTTAGATGTTCCTTACACTCAAAAACTCATTGGATTTGGTGTTTTAAGTTTCTTTTTTATTGTCATACCTTTATTCACCTATCACAGATGGAAAGGTAGAGATATTAAAGAATACATGTTAACCAAGGAAAAAATTGAAGACATGCGTAAAAAAGAAGGTGATAAACGAAAGTTATAAGGGTCAATTCAAATTGCGTTTTTCTATAAAGAAACGCTTTAATAATTTTGAAGCTTCTTCTTCTAAAACGCCACCTTTTAGCTTTGTTTTAGGGTGCAACTTCGTATTTAGATTAATGCAACCACGTTCTTTATCTCTTGCAGCATATACAATTTTTGAAATCTGACTCCAATACAAGGCGCCTGCGCACATTTGGCAAGGCTCTAATGTAACGTATAAGGTACAATTATGAAGATATTTTCCACCTAAAAAATTGGCTGCAGCTGTTATAGCCTGCATTTCAGCATGTGCTGTGACATCATTTAACAGTTCTGTTAAATTATGTGCTCGCGCAATAATACGGTCTTCAATAACGATAACAGCACCCACTGGAATCTCTCCTTTTTCATATGCAGCCTCAGCTTCCTGAAGTGCTTTTTGCATAAAATAATTATCGTCGTATACGTTTATCATATCCTATAAAAATAAAAAAAACAGCTAATTAAATAGCTGTCTTTTTTTTATTTATTTTAAATGACTCTTATTTCTTAAGAATCTTATCATTCGTGTTAATCGCTTCTCCTTTAATCGTTAAAATATACAGTCCTGATTGTAATTTACCAATATTTAAGGTGGCATTATCATTTAATGTTTTAGTTGTTTTTAATACAACGCGTCCATTAATATCAGACAGTGTAATCTTCACTTCACCAAAGCTCTTTTTAACCTTAATATTTAATATATCATTGGTTGGATTAGGGTAAATAGAATAGTTAGAAGCTTTAAATTCATCTACACTTAAACTAGTACAGTTTTGCAGTGTTGGATTACTTGCAGGGGGCTCATTAAAATCCTCTACCTGATCTGTTCTGGATTGTGCAGTCCCTTGAGACGCATTTAATCCCAGCCCTCTTGCAGCGAAGACTTCCCAAATCATACACTGATCTTCACCATTTGTAAGCGCCATATCTGCGGCTAAAAGACCTGATCTACCTCCAACAAATCCTGCATTACAATTTTGTAATTTTAAACCGTCAATTACAAGTTGCATAATCTTATTGTTTCCACCTGTTCCGTTGTAAACATCTGGATCAAATCCATATTTTTCAATATACTTCCAAGTTAAATCCCAAAGCATTGTTGCCCAAATAGATCCAATTCCATGAGGCTGAGAAATATTAGTCGCATCATTGGTGTCTGCATATGTTAATGGATTTATAGCTGTATCTGGACTATATCTAAATGGCCTGATGCCCTGTCCATCAATTGGTTGACTGTTTGAATACGTTGCAATACCTCTACCTGTTTCAGGTAAATCTGATGCTTTCATGGTCAACATTAATGCAAACCAATCTGACCAACCTTCACCCATTTGTTCTGCGTTACCCAAACAGTTAGGACTTGAAGGCCCACCAGCTAATCTTGAAGAAATACCATGTCCATATTCATGTGCTACGATACTGTTATCAAGACTACCATCTCTTTGGTAACCACCAGATAAAGTCACACTAATAGTTTCGCCATTATTTATCGCACTTATTAATGCTTCTCCGTCTGCCTGACTAACCATAACCGAAGGAATAGTTGCGGTATCTCCAACGGCACCTGGTCCCATAGGCGTTGGTACACCTGCAATATTATTAACCACAACAACTGCTATAGCTCCTTGATTCTCTGCCGCGACAACTTTAACTCCAAATTCGCATGATCCTCTTCTTAGTATTGCTATTTTTCCAGAAATGTTTCCACCATTAGTAATCGCATCGCAGGCATCATTTGCATCTGTTGAAGCACTTGCATTATCATCAACAACTAATCCTAAAGTTCCGGTTATTGGGCTACCTAATGTTCCACCAAAACTAGCTGTTGCTATTGGATAACTTCCATCAAGTGTACCGCCATTAACCACTAAAGGATTTACTCTCGCTGACCATAAAAACATAGTCATTCCTGGGTTTCCTCCCTCGGCCGGAGTACCAAATGTGGCATTATTTATTCCACTACCATCTTGTCCATCTGCAAAAACAAAATCACCACCTACACCACCATTTCCGTAGTTATTTTCTTGAAAATTCCCACTTGCTTCATCAAACCCATATTGATACCAAACATCATGCATGATGTTATTCATATAAAATAAGTTCGTTAACGAGGCATTTAAATAATTTACTGCTTCTTGGTTGTCATCAAAAGGAAAGTTAAACGTTAGTGAAGCGCCACCATCTGGTGAAATACCCATGTCATCATCATTTCCATCTATATCATCTTGCGCCCAAACATTATTCCCTCTGGTTATCGTGTATTCTGGCCCTGCAGCGCCATCAATATCATGCCATCCAAAAGGAGAAGCAACTACATTTGAAGGGTCTAATACTAATTGAATCGGACCATGACTTGGACTTTCAACAGGTATAGGGAAAACATTATAAGATGATCCGTCTGGCATGGCATTTGTAGATTTAAATAAATCTACCGTATCATCTTGACTGTGGCTTGTGTGCGTGTGATTACTATGATTGTTATCTCCAAAATTACAAGTTACAATCCAATCATTAGTCTCTAAAGGTGTCCCAGAAACAGCATCTACTCTAACACTATACCAATTTTTTCCGTTTAACGTATAAATACTTAAATCCCAAGCTAATCTTAATGAACCATCTCGAGTCGTTTGATATACTAATTGCACAGGAATGTCTCTTTTCGAAACACCGCCATTAGAAAAAAGATGTTTTCCTTCAGAAGATTCAAGGACCTGTAAATTTGAAACAGCTCCTAAATTATAAGTCGTAACGACCGAGTTAATAGCCGTTTGAGCATCAATTAATGGAGTCGTTGTATTTACTTTTGAAGCAATATCAGAAAGTAATCCATTACCATAATGAAATATGACGCTATTCCTTACCGCAACAGTTGAAATAGCATTGTGAATTTTAATACCTTGATAGGCCTGATTAACGTACACATGATTAATTTTTGTCTTTTTAGAATAGTAAGCATCACTTACTAATAAGCTTGAAAGATCATTTTCAGATAATTGATATTTATCTTTATGTTGATTTAACCAGTTTTGAATGGTTGAACCAAATTCATTATTTGCTAAACTGCTTTGTGAGGTTCCCATTTGAAAAGCAAATAGGAAAGCTAAAACAAAGAGCTGTAAAATGTAATTTTTCTTCATAATTAGGTTTAGTTTGTTGAGATTTTTTTACAATAAGTCCCAAATATAAGAACCAACTCACAAATATTACAGTATTCAATAAATTATCTTCAATAATTAACACTTTATACTACTCATTTTGATAATTTTACAGCCAATTTAATTCTATTATGGCCACGCCAATTTTAAACACCATCAAAACCATTAAAGTATTACGTAAGCTCGATAATACAGCACTTCTTGGTTTAGCATTAGAACTTCGTAACTTCATTATCGAAACTGTTGCAACAAAAGCGGGACATTTAGGTGCAAGTTTAGGTGTTGTTGAATTAACGATCGCCATCCATTATGTTTTCAATACACCCAAAGATGAACTTATTTGGGATGTAGGACATCAAGCTTACGGACATAAAATATTAACTGGAAGAAAAGACACTTTCGATACAAACAGACAATTCAACGGTGTTAGCGGATTTCCAAAACGAAGTGAAAGCGAATTTGATAGTTTTGGTGTTGGTCATTCCTCTACATCCATTTCAGCAGCTTTAGGCATGGCCATCGCCTCGCAATTAAAAGGCGACCTTGAGAAACAGCACATTGCCGTTATTGGAGATGCTTCTATTGCGAGCGGTATGGCTTTCGAAGGCTTAAACCATGCGGGCGTTACTAATTGCAACCTATTAGTCATTTTAAATGATAATGCCATTGGAATAGATCCCAGCGTAGGTGCACTGAAACAATATTTAACTAATGTTAAAAAAGGAACTCAAAAACAAGATAATATTTTTGAGGCCTTAAATTTTGATTACTCTGGCCCAACTAATGGTCATGATTTACCACAATTGATTACAGAATTACAACGTTTAAAAACCGTGAAAGGTCCGAAGTTTTTACATGTTATTACTACTAAAGGTAAGGGCTTACGTCAAGCCGAGGAAAACCAAGTTACCTATCATGCCCCAGGAAAATTTGATGCCAAAACAGGTGACTTGTATGTGAAGGAAAAAGTTATTGAAGCACCCAAATTTCAAGATGTTTTTGGACATACATTAGTTGAATTAGCCAAATTAAACAAAAACATTGTAGGTATTACTCCTGCTATGCCAACAGGGAGTTCTCTCAAATTTATGATGGAAGAAATTCCTGACCGTGCCTTTGATGTTGGTATTGCAGAACAACATGCTGTTACGCTTGCTGCGGGTATGGCAACACAAGGCTTAATTCCTTTCTGCAACATATACTCTACTTTTTTACAGCGTGCCTATGACCAAGTTATTCACGATGTAGCCATACAGAATTTACCTGTTATTTTCTGCTTAGATCGTGCTGGCCTGGTAGGTGAAGATGGTGCAACACACCATGGTGTATACGATTTAAGTTATTTACGCTGTATTCCTAATGTAATAGTGTTTGCGCCGCGTAATGAAATTGAATTGCGCAATATAATGTACACCGCTCAATTGGGCTTAAAACACCCTATAGCCATACGTTATCCTAGAGGCCGCGGCAGTACCATTGACTGGAAACAACCTTTTTCTACCCTTGAAATAGGAAAAGCAGAAGTACTCAAAAAAGGAAAAAAATTAGCTGTTTTATCTATTGGAAGTATTGCTGAAAATATTTCAAAAGCTATAGAATTATCTGAATCACTTCAAACGATCTCTCATTGCGATATGCGTTTTATAAAACCATTAGATGAGGCATTACTTCATACTATTTTCAAGACACATGACACTATTATTACGGCTGAAGATGCTTCTGTAAAAGGCGGATTTGGTTCAGCCATTTTAGAATTTGCTGCAGAACATCACTATAAAAACGAAATTTATATAAAAGGTATTCCAGATATTTTTATAGAACATGGTACTGTTGATGAATTACAACAATCCATTGGCCTAGATGCTAAAGGGCTTTCGGAGTATATTTCAGCAAAACTAATTTAAAAACTAAACCCCTTAATTTTTTTGTATTGAATGATTGCCTGACTATCAGAGAGCAAAGAAATATAGTGGCACACACTCAATAAGCGCTCATATAGACTGTCTTGATTCACTTTAATTGTTTTTGGCAATCCTTTTAAGATTAAGGTATCATAGTTAGAGGCTCTGTTTTCGTAGCTGTTATTTACAGCTTTGACATAGCTTTCGAGTAAAGTACTTAATACGCCATAACCTGCAATTTCTTTATCTACCACTTCTGTTGATTGGTAAATTTTTTCAACGCTCAGTTTAATAATGTCATTAATTTGAGCTTCGTACTGACTCTTATCCAATAAAGCCTGATCAAATTCACCATTTAAAATAGCGTCTTCGTTTTTCATAAAAATAGCAACGGCTTCGTCAATTAATGCACCAATAGCTAAGGCTCTTAAATAGCTCACACGGTCTTCTGTGTTTTTCAACTCGTGATACTTATTCGTGTTAATTTTATTACGCACTAAGTTAATGAGATACTCTAAAGCAAACTCTTCTTGTATTAATCCTAAGTTAATACCATCTTCGAAATCTATAATTGTATAACAAATATCGTCTGCGGCTTCAACTAAAAAGGCCAATGGATGACGCGAGAAACTCACTGCTTTATCATTCCGGCTTTGTAAGCCTAATTCATTTGCCACCTCAACAAAAGCTTCTTGTTCACTTTGAAAAAACCCGTATTTCTTATCGGCAATATGCTGGGTTGGTTTTTTGGGAAGTGATTCTTTAGGATATTTAGTAAAGGCCCCAAGTGTCGCGTAACTCAATCTTAAGCCACCTTCACGCCCATCTCTACTTTGTGTTACGATTTTGAATCCGTTCGCATTGCCTTCAAAATCACATAAATCTTGATACTCTTTTTCAGTCAGCTCTTTTTTGTATTGACTTCCTTTTCCAGATTTAAAAAACTCTCCAATTGCTTTTTCACCAGAATGCCCAAACGGCGGATTCCCAATATCATGAGCTAATGCAGCAGCAGCTACTATAGCGCCAAAATCATGGGCCTGATACCCGTGAATATTTTGCAAATGGGGATGTTTTTCTAAGACTTTCAAACCCACGCGTCTCCCTAACGAACGCCCTACAACACTTACCTCTAGACTATGGGTTAAACGAGTATGTACAAAATCGGTTTGCGATAAGGGAATCACTTGTGTTTTGTCTTGCAGACTTCTAAATGCCGAAGAAAAAATAACACGGTCGTAATCCACCTCAAAGCCTAATCGTGTTTCGTCCTGTTCTTTTCGCAATCGTTTATTGGTATCTCCAAAGCGCTTTAAAGAGAGTAATTGTTCCCAGTTCATAGTTGGTTTTTAAGTGTTGGCAAGATAGAAAAATTCAATGTTAAATTAATGTTTCCAAATTAAAAACACCCCCCACTCTTGGTAACCTTGCGATAACCTTTTGATGACTGAGTTTTAACGCCTACTTAACCTTCGATTCATAGAACCGAGGTTTCTTTGCAACGACAAAACTAAAATTAAAAATGAAACAATTTTTGCTAATTATTACACTACTAACGTCATTAGTCACTTTCGCTCAAGAAACGGGTTCTGTTTATGGAAAAGTTTCTGACAAAGACTATAACGACGAAGCATTACCTCAGTGTAATGTTGCCATTAAAGGGACTTCGAAAGGGGAAACTACAGATTTTGATGGTTTATATTCTATTGCTAATTTAGCACCTGGAAGCTATACTTTAGAATTCAGCTTTATAGGTTACGAAACACAAAATATTCCAGTTCAAATTAGCCCTGGAGAAAAGAAGGAAATTAATGTTAGCCTAGCCGCAAGTACAGCAAAACTAGAAGAAGTTGTACTTCAAACAACTACAAAGCGAGAAAGTGAAACTGCCTTATTATTAAACCAGAAAAAGGCCGTAGAAATTAAGCAAAGTATTGGTGCAGACGAGTTATCCCGCAAAGGTGTTAGTGATGCTGCCGGTGCTGTTGCTAAAATTTCTGGTGTATCTAAACAAGAAGGTTCAAGTAACGTGTATGTTCGTGGATTAGGGGATCGTTACTTAAATACGACTATGAATGGTTTGTCTTTACCTTCTAATGATGTTAACAAGAAAAACATTGACTTAAATCTCTTCTCATCAGACGTTATTCAAAATGTATCTATAAGTAAGGCCTATTCTTCAAGATTTTATGGAGATTTTTCTGCTGGTAATGTAGACATTACATCAAAAGAGCATAAAGGTGATTTGTTTTTTG
It contains:
- a CDS encoding tetratricopeptide repeat protein — encoded protein: MERLLKLSLSIACLLLLFSCSTKREKAEAIYKRAIQYPQGSRMSINGIKRATEVDSTYEQAVYELSVAYLKRGLPHEWLPQYNKAVKLDAATRIPWRGYLYLWFYRDYRKAIADFDASDTLTPDFIDAPQGHSVDYWRGVAYLGLKDYKKSNAYFEKHIAKEIKDFGEDYVDVTAFLYNGISYFEAGNYEKALANFDKQLAYSRNLSADAKYYKAQIFKAQNLLKLSKTTINQSIADYNLGYNNKRPYVETLRQIYPEDLEEFKKTL
- a CDS encoding chloride channel protein: MPKKSPFRRFLIWRYKHLSEKNFVFILSALVGLLAGLIAVTLKNLTFTIESLLSKSIAFSNNQLYFILPVIGLLLVYLFVKYVSKKPLEHAIPSVLYSLAKKSGILQRSKIYFPLIAAPLTVGFGGSVGLLGPAISSGAALSSNLGKLFHINRKTRTLLIGCAAAGAISSIFKSPIAAIIFAVEVFSLDLTFVSLLPLLIASVSSVITSYFFLGDDLLFNFNFSDKFELKDILFYAVLGIGTGLASIYFTKMYFFILKFFERFKSAFQRLIIGGLTIGVMLYFIPPLYGEGFGFINNLLAGNHLQALGKTPFDAFNDNIWVVIALLFGITVFKAVAMTTTFAAGGVGGIFIPTLVMGSALGNVVAKVINNIGLGFNVSETNFTLIGMAGLIAGVLHAPLTAIFLIAEITGGYELFIPLMIAVGISFSVKKSAIDYTIYTRELAEKGQLLTHNKDQSVLTLMTLDGIIETNFIVLEPTMTLGQMLHEGVAKSARNLFPVVNKKQQLVGIILLDDIRDIMFDRALYDATLVQDIMHNPPDKIYYKKDSMQKVMQKFQDSAAWNLPVIDNGKYAGFVSKSKLLTAYRRELINVSS
- a CDS encoding nucleoside deaminase, with product MINVYDDNYFMQKALQEAEAAYEKGEIPVGAVIVIEDRIIARAHNLTELLNDVTAHAEMQAITAAANFLGGKYLHNCTLYVTLEPCQMCAGALYWSQISKIVYAARDKERGCINLNTKLHPKTKLKGGVLEEEASKLLKRFFIEKRNLN
- a CDS encoding T9SS-dependent M36 family metallopeptidase, yielding MKKNYILQLFVLAFLFAFQMGTSQSSLANNEFGSTIQNWLNQHKDKYQLSENDLSSLLVSDAYYSKKTKINHVYVNQAYQGIKIHNAISTVAVRNSVIFHYGNGLLSDIASKVNTTTPLIDAQTAINSVVTTYNLGAVSNLQVLESSEGKHLFSNGGVSKRDIPVQLVYQTTRDGSLRLAWDLSIYTLNGKNWYSVRVDAVSGTPLETNDWIVTCNFGDNNHSNHTHTSHSQDDTVDLFKSTNAMPDGSSYNVFPIPVESPSHGPIQLVLDPSNVVASPFGWHDIDGAAGPEYTITRGNNVWAQDDIDGNDDDMGISPDGGASLTFNFPFDDNQEAVNYLNASLTNLFYMNNIMHDVWYQYGFDEASGNFQENNYGNGGVGGDFVFADGQDGSGINNATFGTPAEGGNPGMTMFLWSARVNPLVVNGGTLDGSYPIATASFGGTLGSPITGTLGLVVDDNASASTDANDACDAITNGGNISGKIAILRRGSCEFGVKVVAAENQGAIAVVVVNNIAGVPTPMGPGAVGDTATIPSVMVSQADGEALISAINNGETISVTLSGGYQRDGSLDNSIVAHEYGHGISSRLAGGPSSPNCLGNAEQMGEGWSDWFALMLTMKASDLPETGRGIATYSNSQPIDGQGIRPFRYSPDTAINPLTYADTNDATNISQPHGIGSIWATMLWDLTWKYIEKYGFDPDVYNGTGGNNKIMQLVIDGLKLQNCNAGFVGGRSGLLAADMALTNGEDQCMIWEVFAARGLGLNASQGTAQSRTDQVEDFNEPPASNPTLQNCTSLSVDEFKASNYSIYPNPTNDILNIKVKKSFGEVKITLSDINGRVVLKTTKTLNDNATLNIGKLQSGLYILTIKGEAINTNDKILKK
- the dxs gene encoding 1-deoxy-D-xylulose-5-phosphate synthase, which codes for MATPILNTIKTIKVLRKLDNTALLGLALELRNFIIETVATKAGHLGASLGVVELTIAIHYVFNTPKDELIWDVGHQAYGHKILTGRKDTFDTNRQFNGVSGFPKRSESEFDSFGVGHSSTSISAALGMAIASQLKGDLEKQHIAVIGDASIASGMAFEGLNHAGVTNCNLLVILNDNAIGIDPSVGALKQYLTNVKKGTQKQDNIFEALNFDYSGPTNGHDLPQLITELQRLKTVKGPKFLHVITTKGKGLRQAEENQVTYHAPGKFDAKTGDLYVKEKVIEAPKFQDVFGHTLVELAKLNKNIVGITPAMPTGSSLKFMMEEIPDRAFDVGIAEQHAVTLAAGMATQGLIPFCNIYSTFLQRAYDQVIHDVAIQNLPVIFCLDRAGLVGEDGATHHGVYDLSYLRCIPNVIVFAPRNEIELRNIMYTAQLGLKHPIAIRYPRGRGSTIDWKQPFSTLEIGKAEVLKKGKKLAVLSIGSIAENISKAIELSESLQTISHCDMRFIKPLDEALLHTIFKTHDTIITAEDASVKGGFGSAILEFAAEHHYKNEIYIKGIPDIFIEHGTVDELQQSIGLDAKGLSEYISAKLI
- a CDS encoding deoxyguanosinetriphosphate triphosphohydrolase yields the protein MNWEQLLSLKRFGDTNKRLRKEQDETRLGFEVDYDRVIFSSAFRSLQDKTQVIPLSQTDFVHTRLTHSLEVSVVGRSLGRRVGLKVLEKHPHLQNIHGYQAHDFGAIVAAAALAHDIGNPPFGHSGEKAIGEFFKSGKGSQYKKELTEKEYQDLCDFEGNANGFKIVTQSRDGREGGLRLSYATLGAFTKYPKESLPKKPTQHIADKKYGFFQSEQEAFVEVANELGLQSRNDKAVSFSRHPLAFLVEAADDICYTIIDFEDGINLGLIQEEFALEYLINLVRNKINTNKYHELKNTEDRVSYLRALAIGALIDEAVAIFMKNEDAILNGEFDQALLDKSQYEAQINDIIKLSVEKIYQSTEVVDKEIAGYGVLSTLLESYVKAVNNSYENRASNYDTLILKGLPKTIKVNQDSLYERLLSVCHYISLLSDSQAIIQYKKIKGFSF